From the genome of Phlebotomus papatasi isolate M1 chromosome 2, Ppap_2.1, whole genome shotgun sequence:
ttttcaatattcgGTATACTTTGAGATATAGAGGTTTCCTCTCGGCAAACAAATCTTATATTTAAAAGTTCAATTCTGAAACGAAGTTTCATCCCTCTCATTTATCCCTTAAACTGCTCAACGATAGTTCCTATCAATTCTCAACTTTGGGAAATGTGGTGATAGAAAATGTGAACTTTAAATTGCGTTGAAATTCCCTCAATTGTATTCGAGAACACGCAATCATTTCCAACTTTATCATTGTTCTATTTTGCGGATTATTGAGAAAACTTTGTACAAGGAAACCTCAAAGACTTTTATATCTCAGCATCAGGAtgaatgattaaatgaattataTGTAATTTTTTATGTTGTAAATCATCCCTTTTGTTGAGTACtggttaaaattaaaaagaaaagaagaatttATGAGTTTTGgaatggaaaagaaaaaaaaacacttgagTATCATTTGATCACTTTTATATGGATTCTTCCTGAGAACAAATATCAAATAGTATTAAATTGCACAAAAGATGACGACAATGGAACGGTTTTATTGATTTCCCGCTTCTCGGACAAATGGACTCTCTCTCTCGATGGAGAACCATAGAACCGTACATTAATCTCTAATCAACGCCAGAGTGTCGTCAGTGTCTTCCGTGTGTGTTGTCTCAATTCTAGTGCGTGATTGTTCTATGTTTTACCGTGAaatttgtttgattttacgTCTTATAGCATAAGTGCCATCCGTGACAATGTCAGGTGGAAAAgcatgacaaaaaaaagaagttgtTATTCCTACCAAAGAACATTTGAATTATCTCTAGCAGAAATCTTCAAATGTATCCTGAGAGATGACCACTCAATGTTGCAGCACCTCCTGACGAATTCCCACATCTGGGTCGATATTATGGACGAAAATGGGAATACGCCATTGATGATGGCTTGCAGAATGGGATTTGTGAAATGCGTTCGGAGACTCATCTCAAATGGAGCTGATGTTCTCCATGTCAATCGCATCGGTAATGTTTTAAAGTACATTTTCACCCTCTATAAACCAAATGTGATGTTTTTCCATGCTAGGAATCAATGCATTGACACTAGCTTCGCTCTCTGGATCTATCGAAATTATGGATATCCTGCTAAAAGTGTCACCCATTGAACAGTTCATCCAGAGGACCATCATATCACCCCTGAGTGCCGCGATATTTGCCGGACATTTAGAGGCCGTTCAATACCTTCTTCAACTGCATAAACCTCTCTATGATACCATCACGAGAGAAGGTAAGGATTTTCAGCTCATTGACAATTTACTAGCTGCAAGCTCTCTAAAAGGTCAAGATAACTAACCCTAACCCCCgtactctaaaataaaaaaaaacttaaagatttaaattaaatatttattgtcaaaataaGTGTTTTTTATCCTGTTAAATTTGCGCttcatatttattgtaattttatctcaaaattttccGGTTTTTAGACTTAAAAGCTTCTCACAATAAGctttaaaatagaagaaaacttAAGGTGTTAAATGGGTCACgcagactaaaaaaaatcatattttctttacatttttttacataacaaaaaaaataagcttTAAGATTATAAGAACGGTATTTAAGCTATGTTTTGTGACttcttttgttcaaaaaattaaaaaatcagac
Proteins encoded in this window:
- the LOC129803820 gene encoding DNA replication inhibitor plutonium isoform X2; amino-acid sequence: MSAEIFKCILRDDHSMLQHLLTNSHIWVDIMDENGNTPLMMACRMGFVKCVRRLISNGADVLHVNRIGINALTLASLSGSIEIMDILLKVSPIEQFIQRTIISPLSAAIFAGHLEAVQYLLQLHKPLYDTITREGKDFQLIDNLLAASSLKGNSPLMLSIMFERPEIARLFWNEPAHFKNDLGMTALDILEYRAKFMEH
- the LOC129803820 gene encoding DNA replication inhibitor plutonium isoform X3 — encoded protein: MSEIFKCILRDDHSMLQHLLTNSHIWVDIMDENGNTPLMMACRMGFVKCVRRLISNGADVLHVNRIGINALTLASLSGSIEIMDILLKVSPIEQFIQRTIISPLSAAIFAGHLEAVQYLLQLHKPLYDTITREGKDFQLIDNLLAASSLKGNSPLMLSIMFERPEIARLFWNEPAHFKNDLGMTALDILEYRAKFMEH
- the LOC129803820 gene encoding DNA replication inhibitor plutonium isoform X6, with translation MSEIFKCILRDDHSMLQHLLTNSHIWVDIMDENGNTPLMMACRMGFVKCVRRLISNGADVLHVNRIGINALTLASLSGSIEIMDILLKVSPIEQFIQRTIISPLSAAIFAGHLEAVQYLLQLHKPLYDTITREGNSPLMLSIMFERPEIARLFWNEPAHFKNDLGMTALDILEYRAKFMEH
- the LOC129803820 gene encoding DNA replication inhibitor plutonium isoform X5 yields the protein MSAEIFKCILRDDHSMLQHLLTNSHIWVDIMDENGNTPLMMACRMGFVKCVRRLISNGADVLHVNRIGINALTLASLSGSIEIMDILLKVSPIEQFIQRTIISPLSAAIFAGHLEAVQYLLQLHKPLYDTITREGNSPLMLSIMFERPEIARLFWNEPAHFKNDLGMTALDILEYRAKFMEH
- the LOC129803820 gene encoding DNA replication inhibitor plutonium isoform X1; protein product: MTKKRSCYSYQRTFELSLAEIFKCILRDDHSMLQHLLTNSHIWVDIMDENGNTPLMMACRMGFVKCVRRLISNGADVLHVNRIGINALTLASLSGSIEIMDILLKVSPIEQFIQRTIISPLSAAIFAGHLEAVQYLLQLHKPLYDTITREGKDFQLIDNLLAASSLKGNSPLMLSIMFERPEIARLFWNEPAHFKNDLGMTALDILEYRAKFMEH
- the LOC129803820 gene encoding DNA replication inhibitor plutonium isoform X7, which gives rise to MTKKRSCYSYQRTFELSLAEIFKCILRDDHSMLQHLLTNSHIWVDIMDENGNTPLMMACRMGFVKCVRRLISNGADVLHVNRIGINALTLASLSGSIEIMDILLKVSPIEQFIQRTIISPLSAAIFAGHLEAVQYLLQLHKPLYDTITREGNSPLMLSIMFERPEIARLFWNEPAHFKNDLGMTALDILEYRAKFMEH
- the LOC129803820 gene encoding DNA replication inhibitor plutonium isoform X8 encodes the protein MLQHLLTNSHIWVDIMDENGNTPLMMACRMGFVKCVRRLISNGADVLHVNRIGINALTLASLSGSIEIMDILLKVSPIEQFIQRTIISPLSAAIFAGHLEAVQYLLQLHKPLYDTITREGNSPLMLSIMFERPEIARLFWNEPAHFKNDLGMTALDILEYRAKFMEH
- the LOC129803820 gene encoding DNA replication inhibitor plutonium isoform X4, translated to MLQHLLTNSHIWVDIMDENGNTPLMMACRMGFVKCVRRLISNGADVLHVNRIGINALTLASLSGSIEIMDILLKVSPIEQFIQRTIISPLSAAIFAGHLEAVQYLLQLHKPLYDTITREGKDFQLIDNLLAASSLKGNSPLMLSIMFERPEIARLFWNEPAHFKNDLGMTALDILEYRAKFMEH